The DNA sequence TTTCCAAATAGGCGTTTGAACCTTGCTAAGCTTTTCAAGTTCTTTTTTAGCATTTTCATAATTGCTTATATTGTCAATTAACCCCAATTCTTTAGCTTTTTGCGCTAAAAATACTCTTGCATTAGCCCAAGTATTTTTTTGAGCCTTATCTAAATTTCTTTCTTTAGCAACAAAATCAACAAATAAATCATAACTTTGGTCAATTAAATTCTGTAAATATTGTTTTTCCTTGCCACTCCAAGCCCTTGTAAAAGTTCCCGCACTTTTAAATTCTCCCGCTTGTATAGTTTGTTCTTTAATGCCTAATTTATTAGCCAATTCGCTAATATCAGCCCCTTGCATAATCACTCCAATTGACCCTATAAAACTTGCAGGATTAGCTAAAATTTTATTAGCCCCTACTCCTGCTAAATAACTTCCACTTGCCATAGTACCGCTTGCATAAACCACCACAGGTTTTTTTGCTCTTAAATCTTTTATAGCTAAAGCAAGTTCCATGCTTGGAGCAAAAGCACCTCCTGGGGAATCAATTACAAAAAGAACTCCTTTAATCTGATTATCATTTTTAGCCTTAATTATTTTTTCTAACACAGAAGAACTATCGAAAATTTCACCCTTTAAATCAATGCGTTCTAAATTAGCAAAATGCGAATTTGAACCTTGATTTGAGGCAAAAATCCAAATTATAATCAAAAATAAAACAAAAGTTTTAAAATAAGTATTGATAAATTTAATACCATTTCCTAAAATTTTAAAAAACGATTTTATAAGCTGCATTCCCTTCCTTTTATAAAAATTTTTTCTACTTCTTTAGCATTTAAAATTAATTGCAAAGGTGCTTGTTTTTTTTCACATTCTCCAAGATTAAAAATGCTAAAATCTGCATTTTTTCCAATTTTTAGCTCTCCTGCATTTAAATTTAAAGCTCTTGCAGGATAGAGCGTTGCCATTTGTAAAAGCTTAGACGCCAAATTTAACAAATCTTCTCCTTGATGAATTAATAAATTTGCACGCATTTCATCAAGTAACGATAAAGAAATATTAGAGCTAAGTCCATCAGTTCCAAGATGAATATTTAAACCACTCTTTAACGCTTTTTTTAAATCAAATTTTTTTTGACTTAAAAGACGGTTTGAAAAGGCGCAATGAGTTATAGAATGGTAAGTTTTATCAAGCCATTCATATTCTTTTAAATATACACAATGCGTAAAAAGAGTTTTAATATTTTCAAAAAGCATTACATAATCTTTTGGGGTATAAAATGGTCTAGGATTGGGTATAAAATTTTCCAACCATTTTTTAAATCCACCTTGTGCTTTTCTCAACCAAA is a window from the Campylobacter sp. RM10537 genome containing:
- the sppA gene encoding signal peptide peptidase SppA; its protein translation is MQLIKSFFKILGNGIKFINTYFKTFVLFLIIIWIFASNQGSNSHFANLERIDLKGEIFDSSSVLEKIIKAKNDNQIKGVLFVIDSPGGAFAPSMELALAIKDLRAKKPVVVYASGTMASGSYLAGVGANKILANPASFIGSIGVIMQGADISELANKLGIKEQTIQAGEFKSAGTFTRAWSGKEKQYLQNLIDQSYDLFVDFVAKERNLDKAQKNTWANARVFLAQKAKELGLIDNISNYENAKKELEKLSKVQTPIWKEEDKIDKLFNRLENKTSSLISQSFTQLIYKSAFFETR